The genomic stretch GAGTTATCTTCGAGAATATTAGTAACTACTGTTGGCTGACTACTCTTTAAGTGCCAGATATTTAAtaagagatattttttaaaaattaatgtacttGCATACAAACAACTATTGGCTAAAGGGAATAttcttaaaaatgttattaaaataatttacaattgTGAATAAATATCCCCTAGTCTACATTTTGACTTTTCAAACCATTAATCTTAAAAGTTTATCATATTAATAGTTAGCTAAAAATTATAGGTACATAGTTATGAGTTtattagctcagtggtagagcattcaCCAAGCATGTGTAAGGTCCTGTTTTTGAGAGCTAGGactaatatacacacacacatacacacacacacacacacacacacaataaacagatTATAGTTAAACATTATTTTACAGTTTTGAGGTATCTACTCTCACATCTGCTAAAGTAGCATTACTATGAACTGCTTTCCAACAGTATACAAACATAAAGGCTTCTGAAAACTTAGTAAATGAAAATTGTacaagtatttaaaaatcatCTGCAATTTTACTGTTGTCTTTACAAGTTATATATAACTTCTCTGAGACATTTACAATGACGACTGTCAGCACATAGGAACAAGCATGGTTTTCATGGCACATAGTAATGTTTACACCGCAGGCTATATCCCACCTCTGAGAGGCTTCTTAAAGCAACTTTATCCCCGAGGCTTTAGGTTTCACCCCCATGTCTGGTCCAAGAGCACGTCCTGTCACAGGCACTGAATAAGGGTTACTGAAGATGTTTGGCATAGCAGAAAATTGTTTTGGTTAGACGAATCCACAGCATTGAGGTTAAGAACATTTATTGTATCTTTATCATCATTTTGAAGTGATTCTATGTGCCTCATCAATGCATTATGCCTAGTCCTGTCATTCTTTCCTTCAATTTTAACTCAGTGAAGGAGAACAAAAACCCAAGTATACACTGAGGCTGAAACAAGAGTCTAAATCTAAGCAGTTCGGTAGGACACACTGCTCAGCTTTAAGTCTTGTATCGATGCCTTAGAAAATCACCTGCTTGAGGCTAGACTGTGtaactcttccttttttccccttcccttcctgacTACATGATCTTAAGACAAATGTCATCAACTCTCTTCCATGCGATGTTTACACTAGAGGGattctagtttgttttcattGCCTCATTAGGATGACTCTACAGTCATGGTAGCTGTGGCTTTGTGAAACCACCTTCTCCAGAAGTTTCtgaacaaatataacacatatacCATCCAACCCCATTGAAGACGGTTGTGTGGAAGATTTACCTGGAATGCAGGGACTACCACACTCTGCCCTTATTGTGCTTTGAGAATCTCCGGTTGCTTTTATGCTGCTTATATTGAGTGGTATGTTGGTGTGTCTTATAGGAATCCCGGTAAGAGGAGATCAAGGTGTTCCCGGTCCACCAGGCCCAGCTGGACCCCGAGGACACCCAGGTCCCTCAGgacctccaggaaagccaggtTATGGAAGCCCCGGGCTCCAAGGAGAGCCAGGGTTGCCAGGACCACCAGGAATATCAGCCACTGGGAAGCCAGGCCTGCCAGGTGTGCCGGGCAAACCAGGGGAGAGAGGACCACTTGGACACAAGGGAGATATTGGACCTGCTGGCTTACCAGGCCCTCGGGGCCCTCCAGGACCACCTGGAATCCCCGGCCCCGCTGGAATTTCTGTGTCAGGAAAACCTGGACAGCAGGGACCTACAGGTGCCCCAGGACCCAGGGGCTTTCCTGGAGAAAAGGGGGCACGAGGAGCCCCTGGTGTGAATGGACAGAAAGGGGAAACAGGATATGGTGCTCCTGGCCGTCCAGGTGAGAGGGGTCTTCCAGGCCCTCAGGGTCCCGTAGGACCTCCTGGCCCTCCTGGAATTGGAAGAAGAGGTGAAAATggtattccaggacagccaggcatcAAAGGTGATCGGGGTTTCCCTGGAGAAAGAGGACCATCAGGTCCACCGGGTCCCCAAGGTCCTCCTGGGAAACAAGGACAGGAAGGTATTGGGAAGCCAGGAGCTGCTGGAGCCCCTGGTCAGCCAGGTATCCCAGGAGAAAAAGGTCACCCAGGAGCTCCAGGAATAGCTGGACCTCCAGGAGCTCCAGGCTTTGGAAAGCCAGGCTTGCCAGGATTGAGAGGACAAAGGGGACCTGTTGGTCTTCCTGGGGCCCCAGGAGCCAAAGGTGAACAAGGGCCAGCGGGTCATCCTGGGGAGGTGGGTTTGACTGGATCTCCTGGGAATATGGGACCCCAAGGACCTAAAGGAATCCCAGGGAACCATGGTATCCCAGGTGCTAAAGGTGAGACAGGTCCAGTTGGGCCTGTAGGACCACCTGGGGCTAGAGGAGCAAAGGGTCCCCCTGGGGTAGATGGAAAAACAGGGTACCCTGGGGAGCCAGGTCTGAATGGTCCTAAGGGCAACCCAGGGTTACCGGGCCCAAAAGGCGATCCTGGAGAGGGAGGACCCCCTGGTCTCCAAGGTCCTATTGGCCCTGCAGGACCTAAGGGCGTGCCTGGACACAATGGTGAGGCAGGTCCAAGAGGTGAACCTGGAAGACCAGGTGGCAGGGGCCCCATTGGGCCACCAGGTATCCCAGGATTCCCTGGGGCTAAGGGTGCCCCtggaaacccaggtcctcctggcCCAGCTGGCATAGCAACTAAGGGCCTCACTGGGCCCACTGGTCCTCCAGGTCCCCCTGGTCCAAAAGGACACAGTGGAGAGCCTGGTCTCCCAGGTCCCCCAGGTCCCCCAGGACCCCCTGGCCAAGGAGTCATGCCTGATGGCTTCATAAAGGCAGGCCAAAGGCCTCTTGTCAGTGCTAACCAGGGAGTAACAGGAATGCCTGTGTCTGCTTTTACTGTTGTCCTCTCCAAAGCTTACCCAGCAGTAGGTGCCCCCATCCCATTTGATGAGATTTTGTACAACAGGCAGCAGCATTATGACCCAAGAACTGGAATCTTTACCTGTAAGATCCCAGGAATATACTACTTCTCCTACCACGTGCACGTGAAGGGGACTCACGTTTGGGTAGGGCTGTATAAGAACGGCACACCCACAATGTACACATACGACGAGTACAGCAAGGGCTACCTGGACCAGGCTTCAGGGAGCGCAATCATGGAGCTCACAGAAAACGACCAGGTGTGGCTCCAGCTGCCCAATGCAGAGTCAAACGGCCTCTACTCCTCTGAATATGTCCACTCCTCCTTCTCAGGATTCCTAGTGGCTCCCATGTGAGCACGCAATACCAAGCTCTTCTAAACGCTCTGCTTGGAAAGGCTTTCCCCCAACTTCATCGCACCCACCCTGGAGATGCATGTGGAGGTCGGCTAAAAGTAAGGTGAGCACCTTGAATCTTCTAAAATGCACTCCGAGACCACATTTCCTCTGTAACGTGAGCACCAAGGTGACTACGTGCGGCCTCTCCTGAGCACCCAGCAGTTGTAAAGCCCTGGGGGGTTTCTGGGAATtcccttaatatttaaaaattttactgtaagttaaaaaaactatcacaaaaacagaaataaggtTCTAACTCACCATACATTTCATTTCAGAAAtgcagcatttcttttttaaaaagcctgtttttaataattaacatGAAAATGTCTAAGAAACATGCAGGAAGTATCCCATAATGTTGTATTATTTAAATACTtgaatattcaaatttaaaagaCACTGTATACCCTAGGATATTTCTGATGGTGCATCACTCTATGGCTCATGTAGCCCCTTTCATCAAGATAAATTaaaatgcacatgtgcatacacactggTTCAAGCTCTTATGAGAAACCAAAATACTGTATTACAATTACTTTGAATTACAAGGTGCTTTGTCACAAACCTTTTCAAGCTTTCCTGCAACTGAAGAAAGTCCACATACCTGGTGCAACTTGGAAGCAGGTGTCTGACCTAGTCTTAAGTTTGTCACACAGTGTGAACACTGAATTAATTCTGCTGCGTCTTTATAATAGGATGTTATGGGCTTACAGAACATTAGCACAGACTGCTTTCCATTCCAGTGAAAGTAAAGTTAACATTAAAGATTTCAAAATCAGATAGAAACGAaaagacattatttatttatgctctgtactgtatttttatattactgtttAAAACTGTTAAGCTGTACCTCACTTATTAAAGCATGGAGTATTTAATCTACTTGTTattacaaagcaataaaatgacatGAATAGATCTTGCTTTCTATGCTTGAATTTATTTCCAAGCAACAGCTGGGTTTTCTCAACCATGCTTTTCCTTggataatgagaaaataatggaTGAGTTCCCTGCTGTCATGGGTTTGTCCTTCTGTCAAGACGATCATGGCACACACCATGGACAATGAGGAGGTAAAGGATAGCCTCTATGAGCCAGGATCAAGGCTGATGAATagacacaagaaaataaaaatatataaacaacacTTTAGAACACGGGGTTTATCTTGGCAGAAGAGAAGATGTCAGAGAAATATCAAATTGGAACAAATATCCTACAATTATTATTCATGAGCTTAGCACATTTTTAGTCATAATATTTAGAATTATTCTGATGGCTTGATTTACTGAAAGGAAGGCATATAATTTTTTGTTGTCAATCAAAAGGCAAcatatttcaaaacttaaaatccTGCTGACTCCATCAGCCTACTTGTTAATGAAGCCATTCTGACTCAGTCACTAGGGCAATGTAGCATAAAGGTTGTTTACTCATTGGGATAAGATTCTCTCTGTAAACCTGAAGAGGAAAGCAAAAAGCCCTAGCTTGAGGTGGGCAGGATTAGCCCCCATTCTGGGTCATCCTCTCCTATTCCTTAAACACAGAGAATGGAAATTCCATCAGCAGGTactttgtctgcctgtctgtctgtctgtcactacTGTCCTGAGGGCTACAGGTGTCATCCCATTCCTAAGCCACGACACAAGGACTGGGACTTTTGTTGCACGGAACATCCCCCGGCCCAGGAGAGCTGACTTTGCAGGCACATGGGAAGACAGTGGAACCGACTGGTTCAGAGTCCTGACAACTACAACCACAGAGCAAAATGAATACAGGTACCAGAACTAATTTTATAGCAAACATTTTTATCAGAGTAAATCCCAAGTAAAGAGTAGAGCAAAAGAGGTAGCATCTACCGAGTTCAGTAGACACGGGGCGTTTAACAAACCTCTATCAGGAAGCCCCTCTTCATGTTACTCACCCTTAAaggctgacattttaaaattgtgttgtaTACCAGCAACTACATCCTtccaaaaatcaaatgttttttgaCCTCTGTTCtgctaaaaaaagaaatttccaaatGTAACAAGTTCAGTAATTCTGTTTGTAAGCATAGTGGTAAGCTATAGCAAATAATTACGTGTATTGACTCTAAGGTCGGAATTCAGGTTATAGAAAACACGACAGATTGATACAGAAATATTCTTCAAACATCACTGCTACAAGtcaacacataaataaacatcatTAAGTATTAATGCAGTTCATATATCCCAAATAAGGTAAAAATTTCCACTCACACAGCCTAAAGTTATAGAATATTTAAACATACAAGAAATTTACCAAGTTCTATAGCTTCTGAAGCAATAAAATGTCCTACTTCAGACATGATGGCACCAACAAGGCCCAAATCAGGGTAGCTCAGCATTCACTGTCCAGTAAGCCTGCACTTTCACATACAAAGCAGTAACTCACGGCGACAGCACTAAATCTAAAATGTAAATCACTACAAGGAGAACTTTCCAAGCTGGCAAAGCAATTCACATTCAACTACGCAACTCTACAGCTCTTTGCTTCATAAAAACAGGCAGTGTCTACTTTCTATACAGAAGCCTACTAAATCTTTATATGCAATTATGCACACTACAAAATACTACAGGCTGATAAATGGGGGTGAAGTTCAGcagtagagtccttgcctagaagcgtaaggacctgggtttgatccccagatctggaggggaggggaagactTGATACTTTTTCTCCCACTGGTGTATGATAAGAAACAGACTCCACTCATTCTGATAAAAATTACAATGCTGCGATATACCTCAGTGGTgatggggatacagctcagtggagCTGGGGATACAGTTCAGTGGTGATGGGCATATATATCAGTGTGATGGGAATACAGCTCAATGTgatggggatacagctcagtgtgatggggatacagctcagtgtgATGGAGATATACATCAGTGTGATGGGGATACAGTTCAGTGTGATGGGGANNNNNNNNNNNNNNNNNNNNNNNNNNNNNNNNNNNNNNNNNNNNNNNNNNNNNNNNNNNNNNNNNNNNNNNNNNNNNNNNNNNNNNNNNNNNNNNNNNNNNNNNNNNNNNTCAGTGTgatggggatacagctcagtgtgATGGGCCATATACATCAGTGTgatggggatacagctcagtggtggtGGGCCTATACGTCAGTGTGATGGGGATATACATAGGCCCCAGGTaaaattcctagcacccaaacaaaacaaaaccaacaatctCTCCTGCTCAATAGAAACTTTCACAAATGCATGACTTAATTCTCATTTCAATAATAAGCCAATTAACTATGGTTTTAAAATACAATGGATGCAAAAAAAAGTAATGCAGGCATACAGACCAAGCTATATCCATAAACCTTCTATTTAAGTATAAATTGTCAAAACTAGAGATTTCATCTGAAAAGTCACAAAAGATGCTTCATTTTCCTGGTTTGatatttcaaatacataaagATACATGTAAATTTTCTTAACTACCTGTACTTTTTTATCTGCTAATGAAAGCAAAAAAGTATTTGTCCAGAGCCTGtcttctgttccctttctctAGACCTTTACTCCCCCTACTGGAGAACTGGAGAAGAGGAGAACTTTTGCCtaatcaaacattttttaaagggtactgttatttaattttccaaaaacATTTTTGACCAAATTCATCATGTTTGCTTCCTCAGTTACCTCTGAAACCATCCAAAGAAAACAGAGTGAGTTCTCAACTGAAAAGGGACATACAGTTAATGCCTCTTACTTATGACTAAATGCATTTGTTGAAACCCGAGTGCCCACTCACCTTTGTTAAGGAGTCCACCACCCTGGCACACAGAAGAGCCCCGGGCAGGTCAAAGTAGTTATCATAGAAGTAACACTTTCctagaacaaacaagcagaaaagaaTCAATGCCTCCTCCTcatggaaaagagagaaactgCCTGAAGGGAGCCTGGATGTTTATCTATCTGAAAAGCCTGCACTTTATTTACCCTGTGTGTTGGAGGTGGGGCAAGTACATGTCGGcaagtggaggtcagatgacagctGGTGCCACTCCTCATACCATCTGTTTGTAAGACAGTGTCAgtcactggcctgggacttgtcACGGAggccaggctgactggccagggaACACCAGGATTCCACGTGTTTCCATCTCAAGCACTGGGATAACAAGTGTAGGTGGCACTGTGCCATGGTTTTTAAGTGAGAGTTCTGGCGATTGAACGTGGGTCTTCCTAgctgttttaatgttttatttgggggatgttttatttgtgttacaCATATCCTTGATCAGTGCAGCACACATTGGCACTGTTAGCTGAATACAGAGAGAACTTTCCATAGCAATTTCAGTGAAAAGACCATTTCAATTCAAACTAGCATTGCTACAGGCTCTCTTTTTTCcaattttgaagatttattttgttaattttatcttttttttttagtgtgtctGAGTATTtaatctgtatgtatatatgcactaCATGGGTGTCAGTGCCTGGTACCTGTTGGTGGCCAGTACAGGTGTCagagcccttggaactggagttactacACACAGAAAGCTGAAGCCAGGTCATGGGCTAGAATAaagactcttaactgctgagtcacctctccggTCCCAGCCTTATCTTTTGAGGAATGTTTAAGCTCTAATGACCTTAAAAGAAAGCTGAAACAGACATCTGCAAgttaagaattttattaaaacacatcTCAATTGCAAAATAATATATAACCTCAAgacaatatattattattataaaatgcaATGTGAAGGAGTAACAATTTATTATTAATGCCACCAAATTCCAAAATAGCTAAATAATCTAACATTAGAGTCCCACGAAATTCTCCCTATTCACTGCCTGGACACCTGCGCTGATAAAGCCATGTAGAATACTGCACTCAACGTTTACGCCATTTCAGATGAATAGTAAAAGTTGAGACCAGCCAGGGTAATGACAGGAATAAAAATCCTGTCTTGTGAGTGTGTGGTGGTGTGGATCAGAAAATCTCAAGAGTATGGGGCAAGGGCATTCCAGGGTCTCCAGGGAGAAAAGGACTAAGGTTTATTATAGATGGTCTTGGGGCTAAATTAAATCCAAGCCCTTCCTTGGCACATGTGTAGCCTCTGGACACAACACTTCTGCTGGTCCAAGTCACCTCTGACTCTAGCTGTGCTGCTCAGCAGCATCGCATAGAAGGCGCTGGAGCCACATGGCCCAGGTGGTCAACAGGACGAACAAGCAAGTGAAGCAGACACCTCGATCTTCTTTCCCTCAGAAATCTCAGTGAAATCCAGAGCACGTTGCTCCCTATTCTTATAGTATTTAACTTTACCAACCATAGGCTTTGATTGCATTTTAATGTAAGCATCATCTAATTGCGTTTTGGAACCACTGGCCCTTTCTTCCCTCAGCCTTctctacacatacacaattttattTGTAaggagagagaaggctcagtggtaagaCCAAGCACTGTTcatccagaggaccagagttcaggtcccagcactcatggtGGTTCCAACAGaatacctgcaactccagctccaggggatcagacaccctctcctctggcctctgtgcatgcCTGCACTTGAAAGATTTTAAAAGGGACAGGccttcactgtgtagctcagcctGACATCCCAGGCTCTGTACTCCTGGACGGCAACTGTGCCCAACAAACCAGATAAGATTGAGAACAATTCCAAAATCATCACCAAGATGCTGAAGCACCAGGAGCTGTCACTTCAAAGAAACAGTGCCCTCTGGTGGGAAAGTAGTGGACAAACAAGTCTGTCATAACTGGGCACCCGCTCTTTCTCATAGTCAGGAAATagtttaccttttaaaaaaatattccagatTATGAATGAATTTCCAAAGGAAGCACTTAGCTATGAGCCTAGCTTTCCTTGGATGAGGGAATAACTTACTCAACAGGGCTTTTTGTCCCTGGGACTTGAATGTACAATTTGACACATACTAGGCACACTTTACCAGTGGGCGATAATCCCAGCCCAAGACTACAGTTATCATTACTTGGGAAGAAAGCACTCGGCTGAGATGCACAAAAGCATCCTCACCGAACTCTCAGGTTCTGTCTTTTTCTTACACACTTATTTTGTCAAAAATACTCATATCTTCTAATACTTTCAACTCACCAGAAAGACTTAAACGAACATGCCCCCCAAAAACAACTACCACAAGGCCACACAACAGTAGCAAATAAACATTAACTCTTTTCAGGCTACCAAATGTCTGAAGGGGAAGGGCGTGGCCTAACACTGCAGTGTGGGAGAAACAGCAGAGGGCTCGcgcagagagaacagagaagcagcGTAATTGTAATGAGCACTTCCCGTCCATAAAAAGGGTTTTAACCACTCCAAACCAATCCACGCACACCTATGTCAGTAAAGAATTTCTGAAATATTGCTTCATGTTTCACTTTGGTAAAGGTCTTTACCCAGACCTGAGAAGACTGTATGGAAtcgttttaaaataaaaaccagtggcAGGACATAGGGCCGTCAGCAAGAAAGCAGGGTCCAGGACCACGGGAGTGGCAGGCAATGGGAATGAGAAGACCCggaagacagagaaactgagaatgGAGCATGGAACTGCTGCATAAAGCACACAGCCCAGCTAAGGGGTGTGTCATCTTCAGGGTAATCTTTTTACTCCAGAATAAATACGGGTAAAAGGACATTAAATGAAGCCTTCCGTATAGCAGTGAAAACACTGCTGACTCAATCAACACCAAGCAGAAACCACACACACCTGAAAAGTAAATACTACTGCCAAAGCCATTCCTCTGGACACTTTGCTTGGCTACAGGGCCGAGCTTCTTCTTTGTCTCCTTGCACTGCAGGTGGCAGTCCAAAAGTGAGGCAGAGTGGGTGGCAGAGGAGACCTACCTGAGCAGCAAGGGATGTCGACGCTCGAAGCACAGTGTTTGTCCGTCACACAGTGCCTCCAGTCCTTCTTGCCATAGGTCTCCGCCAGCGCCTCTGGAGTCATCATCCTGGTGCCGTGGCTTGCCCTGTTGGGGAGGACTGTAGTGTTGGCTGAAAGTTCCCATGATTGCCTTTGTGACAACACTGAGAATACTGATCCCCATCCCACTGGAGTTAACAtagctttgctttggttttttctTAGACAGGAATGTGCCAAAcagaagacactgaagaaatagcTAGGTTCTGTGCTCAGAAATCTGCTTTTCCTTTACTAGAGCCTTGTCAGGGGACTCTCACCATGTAGATAAGTAGATAGTTGATATTTTAAATCGTTCATTACGAGAACATACAGTGTATTTCATTTTGGTGGGGAAATAATCTgaaggggaaaatgaagaaatgaagaagaactAAGAACACACATGGAGTTCTTTTCTTTAGAGGCTGAACCTTCAGAATACTGTGTCGAGAGAGGAGTCCGGCGGGCACACCTGAGTAGACCAGAATCTACTGCATAGGATGAAAGAAGTCATCAAGGGAAAAAAGTGTGCAAGAGAAACTTCAGGTTATTCAGAAGTTGAATTGAGAGCGACAGAGactgggcaggcaggcaggcaggcagacaggcagattttAACAACTAGAGAATGA from Microtus ochrogaster isolate Prairie Vole_2 linkage group LG9, MicOch1.0, whole genome shotgun sequence encodes the following:
- the Col10a1 gene encoding collagen alpha-1(X) chain codes for the protein MLSQIAFLLVMSLTLVHGVFYAERYQTPTGIKGPLPNTRTQYFIPYAIKSKGIPVRGDQGVPGPPGPAGPRGHPGPSGPPGKPGYGSPGLQGEPGLPGPPGISATGKPGLPGVPGKPGERGPLGHKGDIGPAGLPGPRGPPGPPGIPGPAGISVSGKPGQQGPTGAPGPRGFPGEKGARGAPGVNGQKGETGYGAPGRPGERGLPGPQGPVGPPGPPGIGRRGENGIPGQPGIKGDRGFPGERGPSGPPGPQGPPGKQGQEGIGKPGAAGAPGQPGIPGEKGHPGAPGIAGPPGAPGFGKPGLPGLRGQRGPVGLPGAPGAKGEQGPAGHPGEVGLTGSPGNMGPQGPKGIPGNHGIPGAKGETGPVGPVGPPGARGAKGPPGVDGKTGYPGEPGLNGPKGNPGLPGPKGDPGEGGPPGLQGPIGPAGPKGVPGHNGEAGPRGEPGRPGGRGPIGPPGIPGFPGAKGAPGNPGPPGPAGIATKGLTGPTGPPGPPGPKGHSGEPGLPGPPGPPGPPGQGVMPDGFIKAGQRPLVSANQGVTGMPVSAFTVVLSKAYPAVGAPIPFDEILYNRQQHYDPRTGIFTCKIPGIYYFSYHVHVKGTHVWVGLYKNGTPTMYTYDEYSKGYLDQASGSAIMELTENDQVWLQLPNAESNGLYSSEYVHSSFSGFLVAPM